The region CAGATCTTCACACGTATGTTAACTCCTTGCCGCCATGCAGAACTGTTGAGCTGGTTGTTATCCTTTGGGGACTATAGTCTTCACTGTGAATTAGGAGGGATGAAAAATCTCTTCATCTATAGCTTCTCAGATTAATATAGTATGGCAGCagcaaaagtgaaaacaaaaatgatgCATGCACTTGTCTGTGTTATATAAGAAGATGTATCTGACTGTttcctctgtgttcctctggCTTCGAGTCTTATCACATCCTTTGACAATTGTTGAGAAATTGGAAGTTTATTTGATCTGGGAGTAGTGACTGTATAGCAAAGTATTGAGCAACAAGATGGAAAAGACTGTATTTGATGTTCCCTAGGTTTAAGACAAATACCTAAGTAAACTCGAGCATCTTCTGTGAAACTGCTGCTGGCAGACTGATTGCTTTCCTACTTCATCATTAGTGAGTATCTCTGCCAGTTAGTTAAATAACTAGGTCAGCCTGGTTCCTTGATCTTCTGTGCTGTCCCTCCTGTTTTCCCATGTGTTTCTCTTTATAGTTCATTTCTCAGCTACCCAAGACAGAAGCGTATTTGTATTATCAGGTGTAGAGCTGTGGAGGAGAGCCAGGTACCTCAGCGAGGATGGTGGGAGCACAGGGTTTTCTCTCCAGGTACCTCAGAGGCCAAGGAAGAGCCATGCTCACATGCTTCTTTAGGGTTTCCCCATTGCTCTTGACTGGGGAGGGGATGCACTTTGCAAAGCTGCAGCAACATCCCCTCCGTGCGGAGGTGCTGGTGAGAGCAGGGAGCACTGCTCTGGGTACCCAGTGGCTCTGCAGCCTGCTTTGCTCCCTGTCCAGCACATTAAGGAGACAAGGATGAGTTTAGGTACAAATCCAGCCCACAGGGCTGTGACCTTACTTGACAGGGTATTTTTTATTGTGCGATGCTTTCCCAATGACTGATCAAATCTTCTTCACCGTGGCTGTCGAGCTGCCCATAACAGAGCCCTGAGGATGGCCAGGACTTGGAGAAAGTTTGTGCTCCTGTTGCATGAATTCATATTGCAATTGCCTGACCTGATTAGGTTAATTATTTCCAATCTGTATATGCTCTCCATTTGAATGAGCAATTCAGGCTCTAGTCCTGAATTATTCTTGACTGAAACTCTGATGTACTGATGAAAAAGGCAGTCGCATGCAACACGCATTGCACCTGTCTATAGTCTGATCTTGACAATATCTCCAGAGTTTCACAGCTAATATTACAGACAAAGAACTACTGATTAAAAACTGCCACGTATTGTTTCAtccttttctgaaaaacttgttCTCCTATTATGTCATATCATGTCATAAGCATTTAGTCCTCTGTCTACTAGTTTTAACCAGGTTTGAGTCAAAATCTTTATATATGTGAATGGATGGGCTACTTTAGCTTATGCCTTAACTATtctttttcaggatttctttttcttccatccttCTACTAAGCCCAAGAGCTTTTCCTCCTGGAATTTTCTAAGAGCAGCAATAATCTGTATTTTAGTATTAATAGCTAGTGCTGATTATCCCATCATTTGTCAATGCCATACATCCTTAGTATGAAGATCTTAGCATTTCGATATGAAATTTTAATAGTTCAGTGGGGAGGCATCCCATTTGTTGCATTTAGCAACCAGTTTCTTTTCTTACATCTTTATCGTTGTGTCCTTAATAAGATTTTAGGTTTTTATGAATATAGCTGCATTTTTTAAGTCTAAATGTCCtataataaaacatttctcagaggaaaaattatttggtAATAGTATTTTCAGGCTTCCCTCTGAAAATGAATACCGTACCAAAAATGTTGGGCTCATTCCTTATCCATTAGATTGTCACAGAAACCGGGGGAGCTGGGTGCCTGCACGCAGGGGATACCTGCAGCCACTCTGCTCCCTTGACAGGCCCCAGATGAGGCATATTTTGGCCAAAGTGCTGTACCACACCTGAAAAATGCCTGGACATGAGATGACAAATGATGTTTCCCTGCGGACAGACCAGTTCTAATAGCTTCTCTTAAATGACATTTTACCTGCTCCATCTCAGCAATggaattcataaatattttaatcattcGTGACCCCAGAGCTAAATTCCAGGCTGAGCTGAGTTATCGCCCGTGTGTGCAGTAGTTGGGGAGACGGGCTGACTCCCAGCCAGGGTATCCTCCTCACTCCAACCCCTGCACAGACCCACTGAGCATGCCCTGTGGGGCAGCGTTTTGCATCCCCCGGGTGAGTGCTGGTCACAGCTTAATTATCAGGCACTGGTCATCAAACTGTGCCCAGCCCGACTGATGCAGATAAATACTGGTGCAGATTTCACCCTTGAGTAAAATCGAATTGACTATAAAGAGATGTTTTCAAAAAATGGTGATGGCCAAGAGGCAAATGTTCCTGGGACACACAGAACATCACTTAGGCCATCCCAGCACAgatggaagcagcagcagcagtatgcAGCCAAAAAGACACAGTGATGGAGAAACAAATGAGAGGAAACGCTCactctgtgattttatttatCCTCTACATTCCCTACCTCTTGGAATAAATGCAGAGGTTCAGGTTTCAGGATGTTTAGCAGTATGTTAGCAAGGGTACACCAGCTACTGGTGAGCAGGAGCCAGTTTGGCTCTGTGACCAGAGGGGTACAGTGGCCGTTAGTTAACTTACATTTATGCGAAGTAGACCTCTTGTTGCAGCAGCTATCAATCCCTTGAGCTGGTTAAATCCCCATTAACCTGTGCTGGATTGTGTCTCCTCTTTGCATGCCACCgtgcagaagaggaggagaaggtcCTTCCCCAGTGGGGCTGAGCCCGCTTGCCCATGGCACACCACAGGTTGTGGCTGGTGTTGAGAGACCAATTGCAGCGAGCACGTTACACCTGCTGCTTCTGTTAGCTTTTCACACATTAAGTAATTGATTTCAAAGGGATGGAGCAAGAAGAAAATAGTATTAGGCTGTGGCAGCCAGTTCTGCTTTGGGTTAAGATGGAGTGGAGGGCTTCTCAGTCTTGGCTCTTTGGAAAAAACCACATGTATCATGTAAGATCAAAATGACCATATTCTGATCACAAAGAAATCAAGCAATTACCTCCCTGGGTTAGCAGCATGTGTGCAGCTGCTGAAGGGTTCGCTGAAGAAATGAAATCTGAGTGGCTAATGGTGTGAAGGCACCTTTGGTTTTAGGTATTCCCTTGTCCCTGCCCAACGCGGGCATGCCCACACCTGCCCCTGCTGAGTGTCACAGGGTCATCTCCAGGGGAgccagggctccatcacacacaAATGTTTCACAACATGTCTTCTTGAATTGCAGAAAGTACTTTTAAAAGGATGGGAAAACTCTGGGAAAATACCAAAAGTGAAGTGGAGACTCCGGCTTTTTGCAGTGGTAATTATTTTAAGTGAACTGCCTGTAAAGATTTTGCAGTTTTAAGTGTTGGCTTGTGTATTTTGTGCAGGCAATATTGTTAACGTGTGAAACATGCTAAAAATTGACCAATAAAAGCACCTGGATATTTCAAACATAAATAGTGTGTATCAAAATAGATACAGAGCAGATGGCCTGGCTCCCTGCACACCTTGCTGACCAGAATACTCAAGCAACACGTACAGCCAAAATCTTGCTGTCTTCAAAGCTGATCACCTGCAAAGGCAAGGGTTATCCTCATGCTACCCTTTATCTGCTAGGCACTAACGCTCCTGCACATGCTAACTAGTATGTATTTCCTAGAGGGATGATGTACCCCAGGCTTGCTTGAACTTGTTACTACCCCAGCAAAGTAAATCACCTGTTCTAGAGCTCAGGCTCTCAAAAGTCAGTTAGATTAAAAAAACTGCGAGCTGAAATCTGATCTACGGTGGAAAGAGCCCAAAACACAGAGGGCTGGGTTTGCCAGCCAGCTCACAGCACTGCCTGTAGCTGATAAACATGCAACAGAGTCTGTTGCTCACTCTCATTTTTACCTTGGACACTAAGACCAAACATCACCATTTTGCAGATTAACCGGGATGTAAGGCTTTTCATGCCTTGTTGTATGGTTCAACAGATGTGAAAGGGAATTATCACTTCAACATGATATCAAGACTCTTTTTTTTTAGCTGATGGCAGATTACTAAGCCTGAATTCTTGTTTAATTTTAGTGTGTTAATTGATGGGATAATGAGCATTGATTATATGTGTTTTGGCTGCGTCATTGCAATTACAGGCTCTGTTTTATTCATGAGCCAGTCCTAAAGAACGCACTAGAGATCTAAGACAGCTTAAACCTCTCAGAAAAAGGCTCTGAATTGTTTGAGTAATGACACTCTTAGATGGAAAATTAAAGGTTCTCTTTTCCCATGCTTTTTAAGATAATTAAAATCCAGGAACAGTAAGGTGGTGAACATCCTTATTCATTAGCCTTCAGTAATTTAGCTTCTACtaaatgaggaaaacattttaattctctAGGCCATCTGTTGCAGTCTCCTTTGCATGTCCTGTTACATAAAGTCTCATCCTGGATAGTTTTAACATCAGTATTGTATCCTTTCACCAGGAATGATGAGCTGGATGAGGTAGTTGAAGTCACTACCTATTAACAGACCACCCTGGGATTGAAATGGCCACTTGGTCTTTTAAACTGAAGTTATCCTGTCTAGACACCTCTAGGCAAATGATCCGCAGAAAGGAGACCATGCACAGAGATAGGCAGCATGACAAGCTGTGTGTTTTCTAATAGCGATATCCATGCCAATAAATAACAAAGTTCATCGGAGCCCTTCCAGTGCCTCTAACGTGCGACTGCTCTGCCATATGGCTCCGTGCTGCTTTTGGAAGCAGGCAGTATCCGTTTGGGTAGAAACCGAAGCAGAGGCTCTGTGCTGGATGCTGCTTTGCAAGTGGTTTGGAGGAAGAACAGGTCTCTTTGCACTGCACCGGGGGAATAAATATTAGAGCAGCAGCTTGCTCACCGAGGATAAATGCTGGGTCAGGATTTAGGAAACGCTTGGTTTCTGACTCTGTCTACAGAACAACTCACTTTATAGCTTGGGGCAAGTTACATCAGCTCACGCTAGAAAGGTTTCCCATTAAAATGATAATGTATATAGCTGAATGGATTCAGTGTCTTAGTTATTCCTGACACAAAGTTACATCCCTACAAATCTAAGAGGATTCAGGCTCCACTAGTTTGGTTCATTTCTGTCAAATTCTCACATAAAATAAAAGCCACGCTACTTGCCAACCCAGCAGTGCTGCCTTACAAGGGCTGCTTCAGACAGATATATTTAGCTGGCTCCGTGATCACCAGGTAGCATTTACATTATTGATAGGGCATGGCTGCAAGCAGGCTGCTTTCACAGGGCAGAGCTTGAATTCACCTGTTTGCTATTAGTTGAGTTGCTTAGAGATCACAAACACCCCAGCCTCGAGATGTGTGGCTGCAGAGCAAGCGTGCCCAGCACGAAGCAATACTCAGTCAATCAGCCAGCTCCTGCTTCCACCAAAAAAAGCCCTTTGGCTGCAGGAGGCATGTCCAAGTGGTAAGTCATCGCTTTGTTCTTTGCATCTCTGGTGATCTGCCATTTGTCTTGAAATTTGTTATATGGATGTATTTGTCTCTATCACAAGCAAACTCTTCTGCTGTGTGTTGGCTGCTCTGTAATTAGTTTCCAGCACTTTAGCAAAAGTAAGAAGGCTTTAAGTTTTAATAGAAAATAGGGAGGTGCTTCTCACAGATGTGAGTCCTGCTGGAAATAAAAGCTATGTGTCTGCtccaaactgggagcactggtgaaTGGGGGATGACAGACCCCTCTGCACTTCCCTCGGGGTGGTCTTAAAACTGAGAAACCTCTGGAGCTCTTTCATGTTCTGAAGAAATTACTTGAAGGATGTTGCAATGCccctttcttaaaattatttaataagcaCCTTCAGTAACAACTCCAGGCTACTTGCTTAGGTGAAGAATTAGGACCTGTGTGATGTTATGTGCTGCTTGTAAAGGTCATTTTCCTTCCCACTGAAGGAAAGCTAGTCTCCCTTGGGAAGCCCTGAGTTCCTGGGAgattaaatgaaacagaaatgagcAAACTCACTCATGGAGAAACTATATATACCCACATAATTCACCAGGTGATAACtgtgcctctcttctctctcacTACCAGCATACCTATAGCCAAGCAGCTGGCATCAATAAAAGGTAAGGAGACCCATTTTTTGCCCCTTGGGGGTTCAGGTCTTCCAAGGCTATAGCCCAAGTGCAGTAAACCCTGGTGATTTAGCAGAGCTGTGGAGGGTGTGCAGACCCTTGGCTGGTGTAAGATGAGAGGGTCCCGTAGGTCCCTTTACGACATGCTCCTGTGTTGATCCATGTCTCCTCTTCTGTGTGCTTTTGTGTTAAAAATCACAACCCAAATCATCTGTGGTACCTGATGCTAACTGAGGGCTATGAGTGTACATCTTTGGGATGTGGTTTAGGAGTGGGGGTAATGAATCCATCCGGTAGAGAGTAATGCTGAAGTGCAGCGCTGATGGTCAGACACAAGCATTTCTGTTCAGTCAGGCTTCCCAAATGGGCCATGTTTTCCCTGATATGGGATCCTGGGAGTCCAAATGCACCCAGGAGATGGCCAGCATGGCCTGGCTTCATAGTGTGGCAGATCCTTGCTGGATGCCCAGGGTGGGGATAGACCAGATGGTCCTCACACATCACCCTGTATTACTGCCACAGCTCTGATCAAAAGCTTCCTTTTGGGGTGTGTTTCCATGGGAGGTGAGGCATGTTGCTGGCCCACTCCAAATAAAATCTGGGCCAGGTCCTCTGTGGGTATAAACAGTTTCAGTCTCATTAACTTTAATGAAACTACACAGATTTCCACCCACTCAGGGTGGTTCTGATGGACTCCTTTCAATTATATCTCAAATGCCACTTTTTTCTGATAGACTGataacttcccccccccccccccagctctagGAAAAGGCTCAGAACTTGAAAAAGCTTTTGCTACAGCGGCTCTGGTGTATAACAACTCTGCTGATCCCGAGGGCAAGCTCAGCAAAGCTGAAACCAAAAGCTTGCTGCAAACCCAGTTTTGGGGTTTCATACAGGTGAGGGGGTTTGGGTGAGTGGGTGGCACTGGGCTGGCACTGGTTGGGTGCTTTGGGTGCAGGAATGGCACTTCGGGCTCTGtcctgcagctgggcaggcaTCGGGCCATAGGGTAATCTCAAGTGAGACTTTAGTGACTTGGTACAAACATCTTTCAGTGAGTTAGTTGCTTTATGTTGAGCCTGTGTCTAACACAGGACTAGAGGAGCAGGGACAGCAATAAACCATGGTTGATGTGTCTGCTTgcacttttttaaagaaaataaggagtggggaaacaaataaacaaccaaaACCCCTCAGACAATGACAAGAGACTGTATTTATGGAGAGGAGAAACCCATTGCATTTAATGAGGCGTTTGGTAGTTTGCCACAGCACTGACCCAGTGCCAGGAGAGCCAGCCCTGTGCCGCAGGGCCACATGCAGTGGGGCCACTGGGAGAAAGGGGTCAGAAAGCACCTCTCCACTGGGCGCCCACCCAGGCTGTCAGCGGCAGCTGGGTATGGTGAATATATCGGCACTTGTGGCTATAAACCtcttgcaggggtttttttcccctccctaaataaaaacacacaaacaaaaagaaccccCAACAAAAGAGTTTTATCAAGTGGTACTAAAAATTATGTAGGACTGGTAAAAAGAGTTCAACTAAGTAAATGAGAGAGATGTTTAGGAGTAAAGACATTCTTAACAAGACCTCTGCTTCTAAGAATAACAAAATCACATGACTAGTTGGGGAGGGGGAATTAGTACCAAATTAGAAACTAGGCACCTTATGGAAAAGGACTTGGAAATATCAATAGTCAATCAAATTTGGAGTCATGAGATGTTTTGAAGATTattaagctaaaaaaaatatcctggaactctttttttttttttttttttttttttttttttaataaagaaatatgAATAACAGACATGATATGTAATTTTAATAATCCCTCCCATTCCAACAATAATGTCCAACAGGACAGAGAATAGTAGCTACTGAAGTTATGTCTGTCAAATCAACAGTTTCTGGGACCTTCACAATATGTATTTGAAGACCTGTCTTGAATATTAAAGTTAAaagggtgggttggttggttgtttccTCTCTCGGTTTTATCAAGACACAGGACTGCATTATTTTCCAGCAGTTACCAGCTACTTGTTATCATCACTGCCAGATTTTCAGTTACGATTAggtgtctttttttaaaagatgtgttcTGGATTCAGGTGGAAGCTTTGGGGACTGGTTGTTCTCCTGTCTGATTGTAATAATATGATTGtaataatatttctgtttgagTTTCTTGGGATAGCTTTAGAAAACCTAATATGAATGTGGACATAAAAACCTGAATGGGAAGATAGAAATATACATGAGTTTTTACACaggtgtctcttttttttttttatgatgcaataaaaaaggaatttcatgcttaatcttttttttttttttttttttttttcatttaaaattctccATAGGgccaagaaaacaaaccaaaataccaggaaataatttctgcccTGGATGAGGAGTCAGAGaacaaaattgattttgaagATTTCATGATCTTGTTAGTCAGTCTCACTCTAATGTCTGACCTGCTGCAGGAGATCAAAAATGTGAAAACCACAAAATGATCAGtgcttttaaagaagaaatggcTCGGCACTTTATAAGGAAAGCAGGAGTGAACCACACACAGAGATAACACCAAGTGCCTGGATACCCTGTGCTGGTCCCTTTTAAATGGAATAAATACTTGTACAAACCTGGCTGAACTCACTCCTCTGTAGAAACGATACATAGAGTGAAATATTGATGCTCAGGGCTTTGTGTCCACTACATACGTGCTTGGGGAGGGTATGCTGGCTGGCTCTTTTGGGTCCCCAGGCCCCAACACCAGTTAGTGGATGggtgcagcccccaccccagctTAATGCCAGGGAAAGGCAGCCCATGCTCTCACAGATTTCTCCATCATCTCCCTCACCACTGCGGGGACATGATGGGGAGACCGCTGCAAAAATATGCAGCCCCATCTCTTCAGGGCAGCAGCATGCATGGCAGGGCTGGTCAGCTCCCCAGGGCTCTCCCAGTTACCCCAGCATGCTTCAGCCCCCAGCAGTGATACCAGTGATGGATTTCACAATTGGCAGCGACTGCAAAATCTGTTGCAGCCTTCAGTAAACATTGACTTTAGTCTGTGTGGTTTCCAATCCACAATTAACCCTTCTGAAAGgagcatatatttatttttattttctcctccagctgacCTCTTAATGGAGTGATCACGATGGAAGAAATTTCAAGTCCAGCATTTGCCATGCATCTTTGGCAGTGCTGTTCTTGTGTGTGACCAAGGGCATGACTTAGTTAAACATGCCAATCAGGTGACTCTGTTGTTTCATGAAACTGTGAAAAGGAGAAACTAGATAAGCTAAGAGGAGGTCCAAACTATGGATGGTGGGGAAAGAGTGTGGCCAATAAAGTGTTTGTATTGGAGCTGAGTAATATTGGCTACTCAGCCATGGGCTTGGTTAGAGCCAGAGCCTCAGTATTAAATGCTCATCATCCTAATCTTTGTTTTGATTCCTACCTAAAAGGTCCTGACTCAGAGCCAACTTTTAGCCCACTGTGATGTCTCTTTGGGTCACAAAAAGCAGTCTTGCACCTCAGGAACAGAATATCCTCTGTAAGAATTTAACAAGCATCTATCAAGACAGTTAAGATGAGCAAGCCAGCCAAACATTGCAacccttttcattttctcatcttccttttctggaAAGGAATGATTTAGCTTTGGTACACCATTTTTTAAACAGGAAGGGATCAAAACCTTTGGTGTTAAAAGAGGGAAATTAATGCCAGCTGAGTAACAAGATTTAACTCCTTGACATAAAAAGGCTCTTAGTGTTTCCAGAAGCTAAGAGGATGTTCTGTAACGGATTTAGGTGCAAAGGAAAGATACATGGCCAGCAGCCAGTTGTTTTGAGAGGGAAGGCCTGTGTCTTTGTGAGGTATGGGATGGagctgaaagaagaaatgcaaatggaTGAGGGGGTTTTGAAATGAAGCTCAGCAGGTAAGGTGCTGCTCCATGGGGTTTGAAACTCAGCGAGGACATGGCCTGCCCTGGAGGCTAAACATTCACAAATGGTCTTCCTACAAGTTAAAACTCGCATTAGCCAAGTCCCTT is a window of Strix uralensis isolate ZFMK-TIS-50842 chromosome 10, bStrUra1, whole genome shotgun sequence DNA encoding:
- the SNTN gene encoding sentan — translated: MCGCRASVPSTKQYSVNQPAPASTKKSPLAAGGMSKCIPIAKQLASIKALGKGSELEKAFATAALVYNNSADPEGKLSKAETKSLLQTQFWGFIQGQENKPKYQEIISALDEESENKIDFEDFMILLVSLTLMSDLLQEIKNVKTTK